The following proteins come from a genomic window of Leptospira bandrabouensis:
- a CDS encoding PP2C family protein-serine/threonine phosphatase has product MKTVLYTRIFIWTPIIFIGYFISAQIGFKIAFLNSQVSPVWPPEGVGLASLLLLGPVALPGIYIGATLANFFNNPHMQTAFIIGIGNTLSSYINYRIIKRVTEKSDPIYSTKDLIYFLSIGTFPGSFVSTILGVTSLWYWDFLSSELYFNVFFTWFSGEMLGFLIVAPLLYVWFHPKAKLKLELRKQIELLLWIILVYISGSIAFSDEWPLLFLPIPFVIVTSIRFRQFGATLSTVVLAFTAVTLTIEGKGVFARRDESGLSINDSLIFLDAFLFCISGIAYFLVTATRERERAQLASLKSLQVLNELKEKANEELELKVLERTAVIEEQRTEIEKQLDMAKRIQESLFPQKEITPQGVEILFKNIPMMKVGGDLYDIVWKPERQELGVFICDVSGHGIPAALLSALVKTSLEKWKQDPVGLKDNLESIRHQIIPNLREHFVTASLLHLHTGTGSLTFARAGHFPLFIIRKSGALVSLKPMGRIITPIFEILAEEERFQLETGDLIIMLTDGLTEAREPESLQMFGEERLLHLIRDIRSLPLFEIQDQVFQSVIQLSGGIAAIQDDLTLGLIRYSGITEEKDKIES; this is encoded by the coding sequence ATGAAGACAGTCCTATATACAAGAATTTTTATTTGGACACCCATCATCTTCATTGGGTACTTCATCTCAGCACAAATTGGTTTTAAAATAGCCTTCTTAAATAGCCAAGTTTCTCCTGTTTGGCCCCCAGAAGGTGTTGGCCTTGCTTCCCTTCTGTTACTTGGTCCTGTTGCATTGCCTGGAATTTATATAGGAGCAACCCTTGCTAATTTTTTTAACAACCCGCACATGCAAACAGCGTTTATTATAGGGATTGGAAACACCCTTAGCAGTTATATCAACTATCGAATCATCAAACGAGTCACAGAAAAAAGTGATCCCATTTATTCTACAAAGGATTTAATTTATTTCCTAAGCATCGGAACCTTTCCTGGATCTTTTGTAAGCACCATCTTAGGTGTCACAAGTTTATGGTACTGGGATTTTTTATCTTCTGAACTGTATTTCAATGTATTCTTTACATGGTTTTCGGGAGAAATGCTCGGTTTTCTCATCGTTGCACCTTTACTTTACGTTTGGTTTCATCCCAAAGCAAAATTAAAGTTAGAACTTCGCAAACAAATCGAACTTTTACTTTGGATCATTTTAGTCTATATATCTGGGTCGATTGCCTTTAGCGATGAATGGCCCTTACTCTTTTTACCCATTCCCTTTGTCATTGTCACAAGCATTCGTTTTCGTCAATTTGGAGCCACACTCTCCACAGTCGTCCTTGCGTTTACTGCTGTGACATTGACCATCGAAGGAAAAGGAGTATTTGCAAGAAGAGATGAAAGTGGTCTCTCCATTAACGATTCCCTAATTTTTTTAGATGCATTTTTGTTTTGTATCAGCGGGATTGCCTACTTCCTTGTCACCGCCACAAGGGAAAGGGAAAGAGCTCAACTTGCTTCCTTAAAGTCCTTACAGGTTTTAAATGAACTAAAAGAAAAGGCCAATGAAGAATTGGAACTAAAAGTTCTAGAAAGAACAGCTGTCATTGAAGAACAAAGAACAGAAATTGAAAAACAATTGGATATGGCAAAACGCATCCAAGAATCCCTTTTTCCTCAAAAGGAAATTACACCACAAGGTGTGGAAATCCTTTTTAAAAATATTCCCATGATGAAAGTGGGTGGGGATTTGTATGACATTGTTTGGAAACCCGAAAGACAAGAGTTAGGTGTTTTTATTTGTGATGTTTCTGGACACGGAATTCCTGCAGCCCTATTAAGTGCACTTGTCAAAACATCACTGGAAAAATGGAAACAAGATCCTGTTGGTCTAAAAGACAATTTAGAATCCATTCGCCACCAAATCATTCCCAACCTTCGGGAACATTTTGTCACAGCAAGCCTTCTCCACCTTCATACAGGTACGGGTTCTCTCACATTTGCCCGGGCAGGACATTTTCCACTTTTTATCATTCGTAAATCGGGTGCTCTTGTAAGTTTAAAACCAATGGGGAGGATCATCACCCCCATTTTCGAAATCCTTGCGGAAGAAGAGAGATTCCAATTAGAAACTGGAGATTTGATTATTATGCTCACTGACGGACTCACTGAAGCAAGAGAACCTGAATCATTACAGATGTTTGGTGAGGAGAGACTTCTTCACTTAATTCGCGATATACGAAGCCTTCCTCTTTTTGAAATCCAAGACCAAGTTTTCCAATCGGTCATCCAACTTTCTGGAGGAATTGCTGCCATTCAAGATGATTTGACTCTCGGACTCATACGTTACTCGGGGATTACCGAGGAGAAAGATAAGATTGAATCGTAG
- a CDS encoding cysteine desulfurase, translating to MNTNDPSFLKLKPDSIGNVSSFPFPDEKTLEKMAKEMFGVLQSFGGSNVPTAGFLSNDLPSQNLQKESLPYLEDLKLTDTGFSYSDFQSFPTFDIPQPGGGNLVGARRDFPILTETVNGKPLVWLDNAATTQKPTSVIERLSQFYLHENSNIHRAAHTLAARSTDAYEKARSLVQGFINAGSVEEIVFVRGATEGINLLSNILSDKQIQAGDEILITHLEHHANIVPWQMVCAKKGAKLKVAPVDDSGQIILSEYERLLNSKTKIVSITQVSNALGTVVPVEEMTRSAHKVGALVIVDGAQSVSHMPVNVQEIDCDFFVFSGHKLFAPTGIGVVYGKKSILDSLPPWQGGGNMIKDVNFDHTTFQEAPFRFEAGTGNIADAVGLGAAIEYLNQFGMKQISAFEHDLLEYGTKELLKVPGLRLIGTAKEKAGVLSFVVGGFKTEEIGKKLAEEGIAVRAGHHCAQPILRRFGLESTVRPSLAFYNSCEDIDALIRVLYGLGSRNRIGL from the coding sequence ATGAATACCAATGATCCGAGTTTTTTAAAACTAAAGCCGGACTCAATTGGGAATGTATCCTCTTTTCCATTTCCTGATGAAAAAACACTAGAAAAAATGGCGAAGGAAATGTTTGGAGTTTTACAATCGTTTGGTGGTAGTAACGTTCCCACAGCGGGTTTTTTATCAAATGACTTACCTTCGCAAAATTTACAAAAAGAGTCCTTACCTTATTTAGAAGATTTAAAATTAACAGACACAGGTTTTTCCTATTCTGATTTTCAGTCCTTTCCCACTTTCGACATACCACAGCCAGGTGGTGGTAATTTGGTGGGAGCCAGAAGAGATTTTCCTATCCTTACGGAAACTGTGAACGGAAAACCTTTGGTATGGCTTGATAATGCAGCGACAACACAAAAACCAACTTCGGTGATCGAAAGGTTATCTCAGTTTTATCTCCATGAAAATTCGAATATCCATCGTGCAGCCCATACTTTGGCAGCAAGATCTACGGATGCCTATGAAAAAGCAAGGTCACTGGTCCAAGGATTTATTAACGCAGGGAGTGTAGAGGAAATTGTTTTTGTGAGGGGAGCCACGGAAGGAATCAATCTCCTATCGAATATACTCTCCGACAAACAGATCCAAGCTGGTGACGAAATTTTAATCACCCACTTAGAACACCATGCCAATATTGTTCCTTGGCAAATGGTCTGTGCCAAAAAAGGTGCGAAGTTGAAAGTGGCACCCGTGGACGACTCTGGACAAATCATCCTAAGCGAATACGAACGTCTGTTAAACTCCAAAACAAAAATTGTTTCCATCACGCAAGTTTCCAATGCTTTGGGAACCGTGGTTCCTGTGGAGGAGATGACAAGGTCGGCTCATAAAGTAGGTGCTCTTGTGATTGTGGATGGAGCTCAGTCCGTATCTCATATGCCAGTGAATGTACAAGAAATCGATTGTGACTTCTTTGTGTTTAGTGGCCACAAACTCTTTGCACCCACCGGGATTGGTGTGGTTTACGGAAAAAAATCCATCCTCGACAGTTTACCTCCTTGGCAAGGTGGTGGGAATATGATTAAAGATGTCAACTTTGATCACACAACGTTCCAAGAGGCACCGTTTCGATTTGAAGCAGGAACAGGTAACATCGCTGATGCGGTAGGACTTGGAGCAGCGATTGAATATCTGAACCAATTTGGGATGAAACAAATTTCAGCCTTTGAACATGATCTATTGGAATACGGCACCAAAGAATTGTTAAAGGTTCCAGGTTTGCGTTTGATCGGGACTGCTAAGGAGAAAGCGGGAGTGTTGTCCTTTGTGGTAGGTGGATTCAAAACAGAAGAGATCGGAAAAAAACTCGCCGAAGAAGGAATTGCCGTACGTGCAGGCCACCACTGTGCCCAACCGATCTTAAGAAGGTTTGGATTGGAATCAACAGTCAGGCCATCACTTGCCTTTTACAATTCTTGTGAGGACATTGATGCACTCATCCGAGTGTTGTACGGGTTAGGAAGTCGGAATAGGATTGGCCTTTAG
- a CDS encoding family 2A encapsulin nanocompartment shell protein, giving the protein MAEQTQHALGDLAARQLANTVKTNAQYGSITPRFLVRLLDWKPLEAGVLRVNRVKSNTQVDVLCGQKGEQELPETFVNYEEKPREYTLSLISTILDVQTRVSDLYSSPHEQINEQLRLAIESVKEKQELELINNEDYGLLKNVPAHQRISTRKGPPTPDDLDDLITKVWKEPSFFLAHPLAIAAFGRECTRRGVPPATVTLFGAQFLTWRGLPLIPTDKLLVNGETNPKVASGTSSILLLRVGEKKQGVVGLYQSNLPGEQTPGLSVRFMGINRSAIGSYLISLYCSAAILTDDAIAALDNVDVGNYYEYQ; this is encoded by the coding sequence ATGGCAGAACAAACACAACATGCTTTGGGAGATTTAGCCGCCCGCCAACTGGCAAATACGGTAAAAACAAACGCACAGTACGGTTCCATCACCCCACGTTTTTTAGTTAGGTTACTCGACTGGAAACCTTTAGAAGCCGGAGTCCTTCGTGTCAACCGAGTAAAATCCAATACACAAGTGGATGTACTTTGTGGGCAAAAAGGAGAACAAGAACTTCCTGAAACATTTGTTAACTACGAAGAAAAACCACGTGAATACACTCTTAGTTTAATTTCGACTATCCTTGATGTACAAACCAGAGTTTCCGATTTGTACAGTTCTCCCCACGAACAAATCAATGAACAACTTCGTTTGGCGATTGAAAGTGTAAAAGAAAAACAAGAATTAGAACTTATTAATAATGAAGACTATGGATTATTAAAAAATGTTCCGGCTCACCAAAGAATCAGCACTCGCAAAGGACCTCCGACTCCTGATGATTTGGATGATTTAATTACTAAGGTTTGGAAAGAACCATCATTCTTTTTAGCACATCCACTTGCGATTGCTGCCTTTGGCCGTGAATGCACAAGAAGAGGAGTTCCACCGGCCACCGTCACATTGTTTGGTGCACAATTTCTCACATGGAGAGGACTACCACTCATTCCTACAGACAAACTTCTTGTGAATGGAGAAACAAATCCGAAGGTCGCATCCGGAACCTCCAGCATTTTACTTCTAAGAGTGGGTGAAAAAAAGCAAGGGGTTGTGGGTTTATACCAATCTAATTTACCTGGTGAACAAACTCCTGGACTTTCCGTTCGATTTATGGGGATCAACCGATCTGCCATTGGTTCTTATTTGATTTCTCTTTACTGCTCGGCAGCGATACTCACTGACGATGCCATTGCGGCCCTAGACAATGTCGATGTGGGAAATTATTATGAATACCAATGA
- the epsC gene encoding serine O-acetyltransferase EpsC: protein MLSNGQDEFYTSILGRQSIPETVVGGKQVASRFLEELFSILFSGYHSERNFTSKDQIIDQLELFRIRWKNLLEPYSSYADREFGRIIPLDDILHNFIAKLPGLYQRMWEDAEAAFLGDPASESIHEVILAYSGFYAGAVHRVANYFFKSDLPIFPKLLSRVAHEATGIDIHPGAEIGRAFFMDHGTGIVIGETTRIADNVKIYQGVTLGALSVNKSLAKQKRHPSIEEGVVIYAGATILGGETVIGKQSIIGGNAWITQSIPPYSVVYQKSEVRVRSANEIQGLDFTI, encoded by the coding sequence ATGTTATCGAATGGACAAGATGAATTTTATACTTCGATCCTCGGTCGGCAATCCATCCCCGAAACTGTGGTTGGTGGCAAACAAGTGGCCAGTCGGTTTTTGGAAGAATTGTTTTCGATTCTTTTTTCTGGATACCATTCCGAACGTAACTTTACTTCTAAAGACCAAATCATCGACCAGTTGGAACTCTTTCGTATCCGTTGGAAAAACTTACTAGAACCTTACTCTTCTTATGCGGATAGGGAATTTGGAAGGATCATTCCTTTGGATGATATTTTACATAACTTCATTGCCAAACTTCCTGGATTGTATCAACGGATGTGGGAGGATGCGGAAGCTGCTTTTTTAGGAGATCCTGCTTCTGAAAGTATCCACGAAGTGATCCTCGCCTATTCAGGGTTTTATGCTGGTGCTGTCCACAGAGTGGCCAATTATTTTTTTAAGTCTGATTTGCCTATTTTTCCAAAACTTTTATCTCGTGTGGCACATGAAGCAACAGGGATTGACATCCATCCTGGTGCCGAAATTGGTAGGGCATTTTTTATGGATCATGGAACAGGAATCGTGATCGGAGAAACCACACGTATTGCCGACAATGTAAAAATTTACCAAGGAGTGACTCTTGGAGCACTTTCGGTAAACAAGTCTTTGGCGAAACAAAAGCGCCATCCTAGCATTGAAGAAGGAGTTGTGATTTATGCAGGAGCCACCATCCTCGGTGGGGAAACTGTTATTGGAAAACAGTCGATCATCGGAGGGAATGCTTGGATCACCCAAAGTATCCCTCCTTATTCGGTTGTGTATCAAAAATCAGAAGTGAGAGTCCGAAGTGCAAATGAAATCCAAGGATTGGATTTCACCATTTGA
- a CDS encoding ABC-F family ATP-binding cassette domain-containing protein: protein MDIVLVSVSKLSKTIGEKKLFSNLDFSISEGEKLAIVGINGSGKSTLLRALLGKEETDSGQIIKNNNLKISILDQNPIFDPKETILDHIYKGDNKLVKTIRKYEDICERMSEGEEGLDDEFTNASQEMDRLSAWDYEQQIKSILKELGVEKLERKMSELSGGMLKKVELAKSLIDESNLLILDEPTNHLDVKSILWLEEYLAGLDKAILLITHDRYFLDRIVTKILELDRGSHFLYEGNYSIYLERKVEREETLQKQEDKIKQFLKQEVKWLKRQPKARSTKQKARIDRASDLQNREKREIQKDLELSVAAKRQGKTILEIHNLKKGIADKVLINDFTYTFKAKERLGIIGPNGIGKSTLLNLMAGRLTPDSGYIKPGINTKVGYFDQTSSELPLERNVLDYIKDVAGEMIETESGEKISASKMLERFLFDGKLQYTPIAKLSGGERRRLFLVQILMTGPNFLILDEPTNDLDIQTLSVLESFLDEFPGTVVIVSHDRYFLDRTAESLLIFRKEGKLDHYIGTFSSFLENDTLELENEPSSPKLTVVPQATQTTEKPQKSKQDQKKLSKLESEIAKLESSKLELEKKLSTFANDHTELQKISEEIQKIETEILYKMEEWEMLQSE from the coding sequence ATGGACATTGTGCTAGTCTCCGTATCCAAACTTTCCAAAACCATCGGCGAAAAAAAACTTTTTTCAAATCTCGACTTCTCAATCAGTGAAGGAGAAAAACTCGCCATTGTGGGGATCAATGGATCGGGTAAGTCCACCCTCCTTCGTGCACTTCTGGGAAAAGAAGAAACCGATTCTGGACAAATCATCAAAAACAATAACCTTAAAATTTCCATCCTCGATCAAAACCCCATTTTTGATCCTAAGGAAACCATCCTCGATCATATTTATAAAGGTGATAACAAATTAGTCAAAACCATCCGCAAATATGAAGATATCTGCGAACGAATGAGTGAAGGGGAAGAAGGACTTGATGATGAGTTTACCAATGCCTCACAAGAAATGGACAGGCTTTCTGCTTGGGATTATGAACAACAGATTAAATCCATATTAAAAGAGTTAGGTGTCGAAAAATTAGAAAGAAAAATGTCTGAGTTGTCTGGTGGGATGTTAAAGAAAGTAGAACTTGCTAAATCCCTCATTGATGAAAGTAATTTACTGATCTTAGATGAACCAACAAACCACTTAGATGTAAAATCTATTTTATGGTTAGAAGAATATCTGGCTGGGCTCGACAAAGCCATCTTACTCATCACACACGACCGATATTTTTTGGATCGGATTGTAACTAAAATTTTGGAACTGGATCGTGGCAGTCATTTTCTCTATGAAGGAAACTATTCTATTTATTTAGAACGAAAAGTCGAAAGAGAAGAAACCCTTCAAAAACAAGAAGATAAAATCAAACAATTCCTCAAACAAGAAGTGAAGTGGTTGAAACGCCAACCCAAAGCACGTTCCACCAAACAAAAAGCAAGGATTGATCGTGCCAGTGATCTCCAAAACAGAGAAAAACGAGAAATACAAAAAGACTTAGAACTGAGTGTGGCCGCCAAACGCCAAGGAAAAACCATTTTAGAAATCCATAATCTAAAAAAGGGGATAGCCGACAAAGTACTCATCAATGATTTCACTTATACTTTTAAAGCCAAAGAACGACTGGGAATCATTGGACCAAACGGAATTGGAAAGTCTACACTTCTCAATCTTATGGCAGGCCGCCTTACACCTGATAGTGGATACATCAAACCAGGGATCAATACCAAGGTGGGATACTTTGACCAAACCAGTTCTGAACTTCCACTGGAACGAAATGTACTGGATTATATTAAAGATGTAGCCGGTGAAATGATTGAAACCGAATCTGGTGAAAAAATTTCCGCCTCAAAGATGTTAGAACGATTTCTATTTGATGGGAAATTACAATACACTCCCATCGCCAAACTTTCGGGAGGCGAAAGAAGGAGGCTTTTCCTCGTTCAGATCCTGATGACGGGTCCAAACTTTCTCATCTTAGATGAACCAACTAACGATTTGGACATCCAAACACTTTCTGTTTTAGAATCTTTTTTAGATGAATTTCCAGGAACCGTTGTGATTGTTTCGCATGATCGTTATTTTTTAGACCGCACAGCAGAAAGCCTACTTATCTTTCGCAAAGAAGGAAAACTGGACCATTACATTGGAACATTTTCCTCCTTTTTAGAAAATGATACTTTAGAATTAGAAAACGAACCAAGTTCCCCAAAACTGACTGTAGTTCCGCAAGCCACACAGACAACGGAAAAACCACAAAAATCGAAGCAAGACCAAAAGAAACTTTCTAAGTTAGAATCAGAGATTGCCAAACTCGAATCATCAAAATTAGAATTAGAAAAGAAATTGAGTACATTCGCAAATGATCATACAGAACTTCAGAAAATATCTGAAGAAATCCAAAAGATAGAAACGGAAATTCTTTACAAAATGGAGGAATGGGAAATGCTTCAATCCGAATGA